One genomic window of Oncorhynchus clarkii lewisi isolate Uvic-CL-2024 chromosome 5, UVic_Ocla_1.0, whole genome shotgun sequence includes the following:
- the LOC139409898 gene encoding uncharacterized protein C2orf42-like isoform X2, giving the protein MESGVAVTSPPASVVAPTPHNLCSKQRESSKKTATSTNPSFLSNLGKPTLRGIRKCPQCGVFNGTRGLSCKNKACGIVFRDGGAVGGGRGAKRGAMEVVRVVIDGGGEDEEGDEGRCGESSGGGVQVFSVCQRVRGVGAAATQRGFIELVPTDTAIATSEGATLLTRVNMGRCFLPTCRHANGQRSGQSQSQQAAVLTNPPSKHGLSNSVTPCVHVKQAMECQAQATPLPLKSSILEGLQASAEAREELWRLATESPGPLVQRVNKDTLVVKCHSGPSHPLGLLHLTVGAGGSAVGGKGKGKVREGAVFQCSCQGGVRGGTAGGRVAVETSQNGDGEVRGSSGGVSSGVLPDSTSRPGADAGLAAPYLCLHFYACVCAFSSDEKLASEFTGFLNYSSNGVQQNADCTVLCGSSPPQLPEPITAHKTKRLRLEEHLIGSSQPVDESLVTLGFQQWLASVTERIHLTMHYQFDGQPEPLVFHIPHVFFNALQYRLSLGSKKRRLPNATSAFVRNDDLHHGSFPKYTWHITNLMQVKRIFDTPELPLELSQSFVKNSDGSYSPFRCPEPLHPHPTEGYSRTDRSQAIRPLELRTFLQVGLCTADQKDPTPFVIEWIPDILPRCRVGELRIRFQYGHQHGGQTEYCDGTQRRTGAGGGTERGGCKSSSETSLPK; this is encoded by the exons ATGGAGTCTGGTGTGGCAGTAACCTCACCTCCTGCATCGGTGGTTGCCCCTACACCCCACAACCTTTGCTcaaagcagagagagagtagCAAGAAGACTGCTACCAGCACCAACCCCTCCTTTCTGTCCAATCTGGGCAAGCCCACCCTACGAGGGATCAGGAAGTGTCCCCAGTGTGGCGTTTTCAACGGCACCCGTGGGCTCAGCTGCAAGAACAAGGCTTGTGGAATTGTCTTCAGAGATGGGGGGGCTGTGGGGGGAGGCAGAGGGGCCAAGAGAGGGGCGATGGAGGTGGTGCGGGTGGTGATTGACGGAGgaggggaagatgaagagggagatgaaGGAAGATGTGGTGAATCCTCAGGTGGAGGTGTGcaggtgttctctgtctgtcagcGAGTGAGAGGGGTGGGAGCGGCTGCAACACAGCGGGGGTTCATAGAGCTTGTCCCCACGGATACGGCCATTGCCACGAGTGAAGGGGCGACTCTGCTGACCCGGGTCAACATGGGCCGCTGCTTCCTGCCCACCTGCCGCCATGCCAACGGTCAAAGGTCAGGCCAGAGCCAGTCACAGCAGGCAGCTGTTCTGACCAACCCCCCCTCCAAGCATGGCTTGTCTAACTCCGTCACTCCCTGTGTCCACGTGAAGCAGGCCATGGAGTGCCAGGCGCAggccacccctctccccctgaaGAGCTCTATCCTGGAGGGGCTTCAGGCCTCAGCCGAGGCCAGGGAAGAGCTCTGGAGGTTAGCTACTGAGTCCCCGGGACCCCTGGTTCAGCGGGTGAACAAAGATACTCTGGTGGTGAAATGTCACAGTGGACCAAGTCATCCTCTGGGGCTGCTGCACCTAACTGTAGGCGCGGGGGGGTCTGCTGttggggggaaggggaaggggaaggtcAGAGAGGGGGCTGTGTTTCAGTGTTCCTGTCAAGGGGGTGTCAGAGGAGGTACGGCAGGGGGAAGAGTGGCCGTGGAAACCTCCCAGAATGGGGATGGGGAGGTGAGAGGGTCCTCAGGTGGCGTCTCCTCTGGTGTCTTACCTGACTCCACCTCTCGGCCTGGTGCTGATGCTGGCCTTGCAGCTCCATACCTCTGTCTCCACTTCTATGCCTGTGTTTGCGCCTTCAGCAGCGACGAGAAACTGGCCTCAGAGTTCACAGGTTTCCTCAACTACAGCTCCAATG GTGTACAACAGAATGCTGACTGCACAGTCCTCTGTGGCTCCAGCCCACCTCAGCTGCCTGAACCAATCACCGCTCACAAAACCAAGAGACTCCGCCTGGAAGAGCACCTCATTG ggagcAGTCAGCCTGTGGATGAGAGCCTGGTGACCCTGGGCTTCCAGCAGTGGCTAGCCAGCGTTACAGAGAGGATCCACCTGACCATGCACTACCAGTttgatg GTCAGCCGGAGCCTCTGGTGTTCCACATCCCCCATGTGTTCTTCAACGCCCTGCAGTATCGTCTGTCCCTGGGCTCCAAGAAGAGACGGCTGCCTAATGCTACCTCAg CGTTTGTGAGGAATGATGATCTGCACCATGGCTCCTTCCCCAAGTACACCTGGCACATCACCAACCTGATGCAGGTGAAACGCATCTTCGACACCCCAGAG ctgcccCTGGAGTTGAGCCAGAGTTTTGTGAAGAACAGTGATGGTTCCTACTCTCCGTTCCGCTGCCCTGAGCCTCTTCATCCTCACCCCACTGAGGGCTACAGCCGGACGGACAGATCCCAGGCCATACGACCCCTGGAGCTACGCACCTTTCTCCAAgtcg GACTGTGTACAGCGGATCAGAAGGATCCCACTCCCTTTGTGATCGAGTGGATCCCAGACATCCTGCCTCGCTGTCGCGTCGGAGAGCTCCGCATCCGCTTCCAGTATGGTCACCAGCACGGAGGACAGACGGAATACTGTGATGGAACGCAGAGACGCACCGGAgcgggaggggggacagagagggggggttgCAAGTCATCATCAGAGACCTCCCTTCCCAAATAA
- the LOC139409898 gene encoding uncharacterized protein C2orf42-like isoform X1 encodes MKTGTTIQHQDYRLQANCQWRPAAQMESGVAVTSPPASVVAPTPHNLCSKQRESSKKTATSTNPSFLSNLGKPTLRGIRKCPQCGVFNGTRGLSCKNKACGIVFRDGGAVGGGRGAKRGAMEVVRVVIDGGGEDEEGDEGRCGESSGGGVQVFSVCQRVRGVGAAATQRGFIELVPTDTAIATSEGATLLTRVNMGRCFLPTCRHANGQRSGQSQSQQAAVLTNPPSKHGLSNSVTPCVHVKQAMECQAQATPLPLKSSILEGLQASAEAREELWRLATESPGPLVQRVNKDTLVVKCHSGPSHPLGLLHLTVGAGGSAVGGKGKGKVREGAVFQCSCQGGVRGGTAGGRVAVETSQNGDGEVRGSSGGVSSGVLPDSTSRPGADAGLAAPYLCLHFYACVCAFSSDEKLASEFTGFLNYSSNGVQQNADCTVLCGSSPPQLPEPITAHKTKRLRLEEHLIGSSQPVDESLVTLGFQQWLASVTERIHLTMHYQFDGQPEPLVFHIPHVFFNALQYRLSLGSKKRRLPNATSAFVRNDDLHHGSFPKYTWHITNLMQVKRIFDTPELPLELSQSFVKNSDGSYSPFRCPEPLHPHPTEGYSRTDRSQAIRPLELRTFLQVGLCTADQKDPTPFVIEWIPDILPRCRVGELRIRFQYGHQHGGQTEYCDGTQRRTGAGGGTERGGCKSSSETSLPK; translated from the exons ATGAAAACTGGAACGACCATACAGCACCAGGATTATAG ACTTCAGGCCAACTGCCAGTGGAGACCGGCTGCCCAAATGGAGTCTGGTGTGGCAGTAACCTCACCTCCTGCATCGGTGGTTGCCCCTACACCCCACAACCTTTGCTcaaagcagagagagagtagCAAGAAGACTGCTACCAGCACCAACCCCTCCTTTCTGTCCAATCTGGGCAAGCCCACCCTACGAGGGATCAGGAAGTGTCCCCAGTGTGGCGTTTTCAACGGCACCCGTGGGCTCAGCTGCAAGAACAAGGCTTGTGGAATTGTCTTCAGAGATGGGGGGGCTGTGGGGGGAGGCAGAGGGGCCAAGAGAGGGGCGATGGAGGTGGTGCGGGTGGTGATTGACGGAGgaggggaagatgaagagggagatgaaGGAAGATGTGGTGAATCCTCAGGTGGAGGTGTGcaggtgttctctgtctgtcagcGAGTGAGAGGGGTGGGAGCGGCTGCAACACAGCGGGGGTTCATAGAGCTTGTCCCCACGGATACGGCCATTGCCACGAGTGAAGGGGCGACTCTGCTGACCCGGGTCAACATGGGCCGCTGCTTCCTGCCCACCTGCCGCCATGCCAACGGTCAAAGGTCAGGCCAGAGCCAGTCACAGCAGGCAGCTGTTCTGACCAACCCCCCCTCCAAGCATGGCTTGTCTAACTCCGTCACTCCCTGTGTCCACGTGAAGCAGGCCATGGAGTGCCAGGCGCAggccacccctctccccctgaaGAGCTCTATCCTGGAGGGGCTTCAGGCCTCAGCCGAGGCCAGGGAAGAGCTCTGGAGGTTAGCTACTGAGTCCCCGGGACCCCTGGTTCAGCGGGTGAACAAAGATACTCTGGTGGTGAAATGTCACAGTGGACCAAGTCATCCTCTGGGGCTGCTGCACCTAACTGTAGGCGCGGGGGGGTCTGCTGttggggggaaggggaaggggaaggtcAGAGAGGGGGCTGTGTTTCAGTGTTCCTGTCAAGGGGGTGTCAGAGGAGGTACGGCAGGGGGAAGAGTGGCCGTGGAAACCTCCCAGAATGGGGATGGGGAGGTGAGAGGGTCCTCAGGTGGCGTCTCCTCTGGTGTCTTACCTGACTCCACCTCTCGGCCTGGTGCTGATGCTGGCCTTGCAGCTCCATACCTCTGTCTCCACTTCTATGCCTGTGTTTGCGCCTTCAGCAGCGACGAGAAACTGGCCTCAGAGTTCACAGGTTTCCTCAACTACAGCTCCAATG GTGTACAACAGAATGCTGACTGCACAGTCCTCTGTGGCTCCAGCCCACCTCAGCTGCCTGAACCAATCACCGCTCACAAAACCAAGAGACTCCGCCTGGAAGAGCACCTCATTG ggagcAGTCAGCCTGTGGATGAGAGCCTGGTGACCCTGGGCTTCCAGCAGTGGCTAGCCAGCGTTACAGAGAGGATCCACCTGACCATGCACTACCAGTttgatg GTCAGCCGGAGCCTCTGGTGTTCCACATCCCCCATGTGTTCTTCAACGCCCTGCAGTATCGTCTGTCCCTGGGCTCCAAGAAGAGACGGCTGCCTAATGCTACCTCAg CGTTTGTGAGGAATGATGATCTGCACCATGGCTCCTTCCCCAAGTACACCTGGCACATCACCAACCTGATGCAGGTGAAACGCATCTTCGACACCCCAGAG ctgcccCTGGAGTTGAGCCAGAGTTTTGTGAAGAACAGTGATGGTTCCTACTCTCCGTTCCGCTGCCCTGAGCCTCTTCATCCTCACCCCACTGAGGGCTACAGCCGGACGGACAGATCCCAGGCCATACGACCCCTGGAGCTACGCACCTTTCTCCAAgtcg GACTGTGTACAGCGGATCAGAAGGATCCCACTCCCTTTGTGATCGAGTGGATCCCAGACATCCTGCCTCGCTGTCGCGTCGGAGAGCTCCGCATCCGCTTCCAGTATGGTCACCAGCACGGAGGACAGACGGAATACTGTGATGGAACGCAGAGACGCACCGGAgcgggaggggggacagagagggggggttgCAAGTCATCATCAGAGACCTCCCTTCCCAAATAA